The Cuculus canorus isolate bCucCan1 chromosome 10, bCucCan1.pri, whole genome shotgun sequence region GCAGTCTTTAATTTAGCACACTGCTCTTTGTATCCGCATTGTCAGTACTCACCCTGTCATTTGCACTGTGTGCAGGTCTCCCTGGCCGACAAGGGGCTCCCGGTATAACCCCACAGCCAGAAGAACTCACAGCCCCTGCAGGCTTACCAGGTCTGCCAGGAGTTGATGGTGTCCCGGGCTTTGATGGAGATCCTGGATTGCAGGGTGCAGCTGGAAATCCAGGTAAAAAGTACATTCAGATCACTGAAATGCCGGCTTTCTGTAAGAACAACACTATTTTCGCAAATGCACTAGGAAGGTTTATAGGATTTTCTAATAAAGGAAGTAATTCCAGTAAAATGCATGCAAATATcatgctttattattattagagTGTACTTGATAATTTCTGTTCATGCatttagacataaggaggaatttcttcaccatgatggtggtgaggcactgacagagggtgcccagagaagttgtggctgccccatccctggaggtgttgaaggccaggttggatggccttgggcagcctgatctagtgagaggtgtccctgctcatcgcAGCGGGGGaggaactgcatgatctttaaggtcccttctaacccaaactattctatgaatctatgatgtTTATAACGTTTTCTAATTAGGTTTCCAGAATTAGGTGCAGAAGGCTGTCGTAGCTGATCTGATACCAGCGTTGGTAGTTGCGGGTGGAGTGGTCATGAAAATGAATCACCACTGAGAACGTTTTGAATTGTCAATGAAATACTGTAACTGAAGGAGTGCTGGGAGCTTCAGCACAGGTGGTTCATAATGTTTGACAAATCAGCTTTGGTGGGTCCTGTACCAGCTGGCTCTCCTAGGTGTAGCAGGTCCCCATGATTCCTTTCTTAGCACTGCCATACAGGTGATCTGTAGATGTTAGTATTCTCTTTCACTCAAGGAAACTCCTAGAGTGGGAACATCACGTAGCACCAGTCTTTCTCCCTAGATGCTATCCTGAATCCCGTCACGGTGAATAGAGCTGTGTTAGTTCCTGGCTTCCTGTTGTCACTTCCTAAACTGAATAAACATGCAGGAAGTAAAAACTGAGATAGCCTTGATTAGTACTCATCAGGCAGTCAGGTAATGGATGTTGCAGAGCAGTGGCAAGAGACAAGTTTGTTGGGAAATTACCCCTGCTTGTGCTATTTTTGATACTTAGTATTTACAAAAGTGATGCAGATGGATCCCCATCTGTTTCGCAGACCCCCATTTCTTTAGACTAATGTTAGTTAATGTTACATTAGTCTTTAGACTAATGTAGAGAGGTATGTCACTCTGTGCAACTGCATGACACCTTCTGTCTCTTTCTACTATTTTGTTATAGTTTGACTTGTAACACCTTCAACacttactttattttatttatccaATCCATGCCAGACCTTTCTAGTTTGGGGTCAGGACAGTCCTGAGTGGATTCTGAAGGACCACAGGGAGGCACCTCCTCTTACATCCCACTAAATTCTAAGGCTTTTGTATTCTAAGCACCCTTCATAGTGGCAGAAGTCTTGCAAGACAGAGAGGAGTTTACAGACTTCCACAGCCGTCAGATTGAAGCCTGAGTCTCAGCTCCGATGTGGCTTCAGGCTAAAAGCAGTAGCTTATCTCAGATGTCAGTGCTGCGTTTTTAGCCTTGTCTAATGTTCAGCTGCACCTCTTGATATGCAAATAGGCAACAGATCACGTGGAATCCCGGTCTGGCGTTAGTTGTTTGTAACTGCAGCTTTTGAAGGGTGATCTCTCAGCATAGCTGCTGGCAACATATTTCTCCTCTGGAATATGATTGCAGGAGTGAAGACAATAGTATGAGGAAATAATGATAGTAATAattctatttaatatttcaggTCCAAAAGGTCTGCCAGGAAGATCTGGTTTGAAAGGACGTGATGGCTTTGCTGGATCACCTGGCATAGTTGGGGATCCAGGACCGTCAGGTGCCCCAGGACCACAAGGATTTGAAGGTAATGTCATGATTTGGGGAGCACAGATCGGAAAGAAGCAAGCAGTAGAATTCTGTTTGCCTACAGGCTCTGCAAAGACCGTCCACAACACCCAGTTACCTTAGGAAGACCAGGGGATGTACACGATCTTGTGTCTTGTATCCGCAATGAAGTAAATTCAATCTTCAGTGAGAAGTGTTACGTTACACGTCACTGCTGTGTGTCACTGATGGTGTTTCCCTAGGGACAAGTCTGAAcatcttttggttttaatgttttgtgAATGTGGGGTTGGTCTTGAAGTGGTGTTCACAGTGAACACAGATGTGAGGgctgggaagcagaggaaaatacagTGAGAGAGAGGAGGTTTGGATTCTGCCACAGATCTGTTGTGCAACTTTTCGCCTTTCTGTGTCAAAGGAATATCATCCTGAAGAGCACAACGGCAAAAATGAATTGATTAAGTTTTGGTTGGTGCTTTGAGATCCTCAGAGTTATTGTACTGTGAGATAATGTGCTACCACGTTGGCACCAGAGGTGTTGGGTAAGGAAAGGAAATCAAGTGAGGTAGGAAATGTGTGAGTGCTACTGTGAAATGACTGCCTTTGGGACTGATAAGTCTAGTTAGTCCTGTAACAACTATCAAACTTGGACTTCTCGTTGTGTGAGATTGACATAAAAACCATGACAGCAACGCCAAAATCAGTTACACATCCAGCTGATGTCCACACCGCACGTTAGTGATAGCGactccttttctgtcttctagGTGTTGCTGGAAAGCCAGGCTCACATGGTTTGCCAGGAATGCCTGGTCGCAGCGTGGGCGTTGGATACACTTTAGTGAAGCATAGCCAGTCAGAGCAAATCCCGCCCTGTCCCATAGGAATGAATAAGCTCTGGGATGGCTACAGCTTATTGTACGTGGAGGGGCAGGAAAAGTCACACAACCAGGATCTTGGTGAGTTGACAGAATTCTCTCAGGCATAAAGAATGTAAGCCAAAGTCCTGTTTGAATTGAGCAATCTTCGTTGGCACCGCAGGCGATTGTAGTTGAGGTGGTGGAAGTCTGCTTGGCCAGAATCTGTACTGGAAGCAGTGTCATTTGTGTCATCCTCCGCCACTCACGTCTGGTGTGTATGAACTGGAGCACTTGGCAGATTCTTGATACGACCACTTCTCCGATTTTTCCAGGTTTTGCTGGCTCGTGTTTGCCTCGCTTCAGCACCATGCCTTTTATTTACTGCAACATCAACGAAGTGTGCTACTACGCCAGCCGAAATGACAAGTCCTCTTGGCTCTCCACCACTGCTCCTATCCCCATGATGCCAGTGGACAGCACTCAGATCCCGCAGTACATCAGTCGTTGCTCAGTATGTGAAGCACCttcccaggctgtggctgtgcacaGCCAGGACATCACcatcccccagtgtccccttgGCTGGCGTAGCCTATGGATAGGATACTCTTTCCTTATGGTAAGGATACTTCAGCTAATGCAAAGGCAGCCTTAAACATTTCTAGATCTCCTTTTTGATTAGGTGATCGAGACTGTGTTCTAGGAGTTGCTTACAGGACACTAGAGCCCTGTAGCTTCTCGCCCTAGCACATTTATTCTGTATCAGTTGGCCTGCTGTACGCTTTTGGAGTTTGTTCCCAGTTAGCTGGCCTTCTCACCTGTCCTGCCCAAGTTCCGTAGTGATGTTGATGCAGTAGTTCTGTATTGCCACAGATATTCTACATTCTTCAAACCTTTACGTGTGGAAATGCTAATTAAGCTACAGCATTGTCTTAATCCCCTCTCTCGGTGGAAAAAGTAGAACGTTTTCCATTGCACTCTGCTAGATACTCATTGGTGTAAGACTGTTAGAAAAGGATGAATTTAGC contains the following coding sequences:
- the LOC128853138 gene encoding collagen alpha-6(IV) chain-like isoform X1, which translates into the protein MGMPGKDGPAGDPGHPGLKGEVGRRGLPGRQGAPGITPQPEELTAPAGLPGLPGVDGVPGFDGDPGLQGAAGNPGPKGLPGRSGLKGRDGFAGSPGIVGDPGPSGAPGPQGFEGVAGKPGSHGLPGMPGRSVGVGYTLVKHSQSEQIPPCPIGMNKLWDGYSLLYVEGQEKSHNQDLGFAGSCLPRFSTMPFIYCNINEVCYYASRNDKSSWLSTTAPIPMMPVDSTQIPQYISRCSVCEAPSQAVAVHSQDITIPQCPLGWRSLWIGYSFLMVRILQLMQRQP
- the LOC128853138 gene encoding collagen alpha-6(IV) chain-like isoform X2, with the protein product MGMPGKDGPAGDPGHPGLKGEVGRRGLPGRQGAPGITPQPEELTAPAGLPGLPGVDGVPGFDGDPGLQGAAGNPGPKGLPGRSGLKGRDGFAGSPGIVGDPGPSGAPGPQGFEGVAGKPGSHGLPGMPGRSVGVGYTLVKHSQSEQIPPCPIGMNKLWDGYSLLYVEGQEKSHNQDLGFAGSCLPRFSTMPFIYCNINEVCYYASRNDKSSWLSTTAPIPMMPVDSTQIPQYISRCSVCEAPSQAVAVHSQDITIPQCPLGWRSLWIGYSFLMSAECNS